One genomic window of Nicotiana sylvestris chromosome 10, ASM39365v2, whole genome shotgun sequence includes the following:
- the LOC138878955 gene encoding uncharacterized protein, translated as MHDFIVAEDSKLWDIICDGPHVPMKKLEETGPMVPKDRKEYSDTDRKAIEKNYRAKKILVCGIGPDEYNRFSVGNTAKEIWEALQTAHERTTQVKQSKIDMLIIEYELFRMKDDESIQDMHTRFTSIINELHSLGDVIPRNKLVRKILSVLPDSWESKVNAITEAKDLQTLTMDELIGNLKTYEVKRKKDSKRREPKKEKT; from the coding sequence ATGCATGATTTTATAGTGGCCGAAGATTCAAAACTGTGGGACATCAtctgtgatggtccacatgttcctatgaagAAGCTTGAAGAAACTGGACCAATGGTGCCAAAAGATAGAAAGGAGTACAGTGATACTGATAGAAAAGCCATAGAAAAGAACTATCGCgccaagaaaatcttggtatGTGGTATAGGACCCGATGAGTACAACAGATTTTCAGTTGGAAatactgccaaagaaatatgggaagcgtTGCAAACCGCACACGAAAGAACTACTCAGGTTAAACagtccaagattgacatgctcaTCATAGagtatgagctcttcaggatgaaggatgatgagtctatacaggatatgcacaccagattcacatccatcataaatgagcttcactcacttggagaTGTTATTCCCAGAAACAAACTTGTAAGGAAAATCCTTAGCGTTCTTCCTgattcttgggaaagtaaggtaaacgccatcactgaagctaaagatctacaaactctaaccatggatgagttgattggtaatTTGAAGACATACGAggtgaaaagaaagaaagatagtAAAAGGAGAGAGCCAAAGAAGGAAAAAACCTAG